One part of the Vidua chalybeata isolate OUT-0048 chromosome 11, bVidCha1 merged haplotype, whole genome shotgun sequence genome encodes these proteins:
- the LRP3 gene encoding low-density lipoprotein receptor-related protein 3 isoform X2: MGPPPRPAPAPLPAPRRAGAPRAGGAADSCGSALAARRVRSRRGSPALKGRRQRPAMEKAAAAELRQGALAPLTAICLAACSGELEQHTERRGVIYSPSWPSNYPPAINCSWYIQGDHGDMITISFKNFDLEDSQKCAVDWLMIGPSSKREEYKVCGSSIPPSFISARDHVWIFFHSDASSSGQAQGFRLSYIRGKIGQSVCQSDEFHCANGKCIPSTWKCNSMDECGDNSDEKNCTVPPTDPPSSICPSGMFQCSAAHSTKCLMNELRCNSVKDCGDGSDEDNCPDLSCGKRLGNFYGSFASPDLFRADHSRSDLRCTWYVDTQDSRHVLLQLDLQLGYNDYVKVYDGIGERGDKLMQTFSHHNNRHSVSVESSKGQLTVSYHARSKSTGHGFNATYQVKGYCLPWEHPCGSDEECFTDKQHCDGWWHCPNGKDEENCPACQKNEYPCEGNSGLCYSILDRCNNQKNCPDGSDEKNCFTCQPGNFHCGTNLCIFETWRCDGQEDCQDGSDERNCLVIVPRKVITAALIGSLVCGLLLVIALGCALKLYSLRTGEYRAFETQMTRLEAEFVRREAPPSYGQLIAQGLIPPVEDFPVYNASQASVLQNIRTAMRRQMRRHSSRRGSSRRRLGRLWSRLFHRPRVRGQIPLLTPARTSQTTLGDGIISSADGTAGSPPPSPEGPSLEANGQARGPQEAGCSSLQPETEMTEPSPSSIFQQNTCTAAPAEPEAGHTNKSLSADSDREHKQPSKADTGKAFRDPLSESVTETIHGGSVSRRTVPEDSGLSGSHPLSEDPCRLPLKKWESGYPDSPMNVHIQANGQNQCCPNSYQEEPLGVHAACCHSVEVPMLQSSTSLSENNTSDDESLLVC; the protein is encoded by the exons CTGCTTGCAGTGGAGAACTGGAACAGCACACAGAGAGACGGGGAGTCATCTATAGTCCTTCTTGGCCATCCAACTATCCTCCAGCCATAAACTGCAGCTGGTACATCCAAGGAGATCATGGAGATATGATAACAATTAG ttttaaaaattttgatttGGAAGACTCTCAGAAGTGTGCAGTAGACTGGTTGATGATTGGCCCATCTTCCAAGAGGGAGGAGTACAAAGTGTGTGGATCTTCCATACCTCCATCTTTCATCTCTGCAAGGGACCACGTGTGGATATTTTTTCACTCAGATGCATCAAGCTCAGGCCAGGCTCAGGGATTTCGCCTTTCTTATATTAGAG GAAAGATAGGTCAGTCTGTGTGCCAGTCAGATGAATTCCACTGTGCAAATGGGAAGTGTATTCCCAGTACCTGGAAGTGTAATTCCATGGATGAGTGTGGTGATAACTCAGATGAGAAGAATTGCACTGTCCCTCCAACAGACCCTCCATCCAGCATCTGTCCCTCAGGAATGTTTCAGTGCAGCGCAGCGCACTCCACCAAATGCTTGATGAACGAGCTGAGATGCAATTCAGTTAAAGACTGTGGTGATGGTTCGGACGAAGATAATTGTCCTGATCTTTCCTGTGGCAAAAGGCTGGGTAATTTTTATGGATCTTTTGCTTCCCCAGACTTATTCCGTGCTGACCACAGCAGGTCAGACCTTCGTTGCACGTGGTATGTGGACACACAGGATAGTCGGCATGTTCTGTTGCAGCTCGATTTGCAGTTAGGCTACAATGACTACGTGAAGGTGTATGATGGCATCGGAGAGAGAGGTGATAAATTAATGCAGACGTTTTCACACCACAACAATAGGCATTCCGTGAGCGTGGAGTCGTCCAAGGGCCAGCTCACTGTCTCATACCATGCCCGCTCCAAGAGCACTGGCCATGGATTCAATGCAACGTATCAGGTGAAAGGCTATTGCCTTCCTTGGGAGCACCCTTGTGGAAGTGATGAGGAGTGTTTCACAGATAAGCAGCATTGTGATGGCTGGTGGCATTGTCCAAATGGCAAGGATGAGGAGAACTGTCCTGCTTGCCAGAAGAATGAATACCCATGTGAAGGAAACAGTGGGCTTTGCTACTCAATACTTGACCGCTGTAATAACCAGAAGAACTGTCCAGATGGCTCAGATGAAAAAAACTGCTTTACTTGCCAGCCAGGAAATTTCCATTGTGGGACAAATCTGTGCATCTTTGAGACTTGGCGCTGTGATGGCCAAGAAGACTGCCAGGATGGGAGTGATGAACGTAACTGCCTGGTGATTGTTCCCAGGAAGGTcatcacagctgctctgattGGGAGTCTCGTGTGTGGCTTGCTGCTAGTGATAGCACTGGGTTGTgcattaaaattatattctctGAGGACCGGGGAGTACAG AGCATTTGAGACTCAGATGACGCGACTGGAGGCAGAGTTTGTGCGGCGGGAAGCTCCACCTTCCTACGGACAGCTGATTGCACAAGGACTTATTCCCCCCGTCGAGGACTTCCCTGTGTACAATGCATCACAA gcttctgtgctgcagaacaTCCGGACAGCCATGAGGAGGCAGATGAGACGCCACTCGTCCCGGCGCGGCTCCTCGCGGCGCCGCTTGGGCAGGCTCTGGAGCAGACTCTTCCACAGGCCTCGGGTGAGAGGACAGATCCCCCTGCTGACACCTGCCCGCACCTCACAGACTACCCTGGGTGATGGAATCATCAGCAGCGCTGACGGGACCGCTGGGAGTCCCCCCCCTTCCCCAGAAGGACCTAGCTTAGAGGCAAATGGCCAAGCCAGGGGCCCACAAGAAGCTGGATGTAGCAGCTTGCAGCCAGAGACTGAAATGACAGAGCCATCGCCTTCCAGCATCTTCCAGCAGAACActtgcacagcagcacctgcagagccTGAGGCTGGACACACCAATAAATCTTTAAGTGCTGACTCTGACAGGGAGCATAAGCAGCCCAGTAAAGCAGATACAGGAAAGGCTTTCAGAGATCCTTTATCTGAAAGTGTTACAGAAACGATCCATGGAGGGTCAGTATCCAGGAGGACTGTCCCAGAGGACAGTGGTTTAAGTGGAAGTCATCCACTGAGTGAAGATCCATGTAGATTACCCTTAAAAAAGTGGGAGTCTGGTTATCCAGACAGCCCTATGAATGTTCATATCCAAGCGAATGGACAAAACCAATGTTGCCCTAACTCATACCAGGAGGAGCCTTTGGGTGTTCATGCAGCTTGTTGCCATTCTGTGGAAGTGCCAATGTTACAGTCATCTACTTCCCTCTCTGAAAACAATACCAGTGATGATGAATCTTTACTTGTTTGCTaa
- the LRP3 gene encoding low-density lipoprotein receptor-related protein 3 isoform X1: MGPPPRPAPAPLPAPRRAGAPRAGGAADSCGSALAARRVRSRRGSPALKGRRQRPAMEKAAAAELRQGALAPLTAICLVNLFLTGKIESAVTSLAACSGELEQHTERRGVIYSPSWPSNYPPAINCSWYIQGDHGDMITISFKNFDLEDSQKCAVDWLMIGPSSKREEYKVCGSSIPPSFISARDHVWIFFHSDASSSGQAQGFRLSYIRGKIGQSVCQSDEFHCANGKCIPSTWKCNSMDECGDNSDEKNCTVPPTDPPSSICPSGMFQCSAAHSTKCLMNELRCNSVKDCGDGSDEDNCPDLSCGKRLGNFYGSFASPDLFRADHSRSDLRCTWYVDTQDSRHVLLQLDLQLGYNDYVKVYDGIGERGDKLMQTFSHHNNRHSVSVESSKGQLTVSYHARSKSTGHGFNATYQVKGYCLPWEHPCGSDEECFTDKQHCDGWWHCPNGKDEENCPACQKNEYPCEGNSGLCYSILDRCNNQKNCPDGSDEKNCFTCQPGNFHCGTNLCIFETWRCDGQEDCQDGSDERNCLVIVPRKVITAALIGSLVCGLLLVIALGCALKLYSLRTGEYRAFETQMTRLEAEFVRREAPPSYGQLIAQGLIPPVEDFPVYNASQASVLQNIRTAMRRQMRRHSSRRGSSRRRLGRLWSRLFHRPRVRGQIPLLTPARTSQTTLGDGIISSADGTAGSPPPSPEGPSLEANGQARGPQEAGCSSLQPETEMTEPSPSSIFQQNTCTAAPAEPEAGHTNKSLSADSDREHKQPSKADTGKAFRDPLSESVTETIHGGSVSRRTVPEDSGLSGSHPLSEDPCRLPLKKWESGYPDSPMNVHIQANGQNQCCPNSYQEEPLGVHAACCHSVEVPMLQSSTSLSENNTSDDESLLVC, translated from the exons TGAATCTCTTCCTGACTGGGAAGATAGAAAGTGCTGTTACCTCATTAG CTGCTTGCAGTGGAGAACTGGAACAGCACACAGAGAGACGGGGAGTCATCTATAGTCCTTCTTGGCCATCCAACTATCCTCCAGCCATAAACTGCAGCTGGTACATCCAAGGAGATCATGGAGATATGATAACAATTAG ttttaaaaattttgatttGGAAGACTCTCAGAAGTGTGCAGTAGACTGGTTGATGATTGGCCCATCTTCCAAGAGGGAGGAGTACAAAGTGTGTGGATCTTCCATACCTCCATCTTTCATCTCTGCAAGGGACCACGTGTGGATATTTTTTCACTCAGATGCATCAAGCTCAGGCCAGGCTCAGGGATTTCGCCTTTCTTATATTAGAG GAAAGATAGGTCAGTCTGTGTGCCAGTCAGATGAATTCCACTGTGCAAATGGGAAGTGTATTCCCAGTACCTGGAAGTGTAATTCCATGGATGAGTGTGGTGATAACTCAGATGAGAAGAATTGCACTGTCCCTCCAACAGACCCTCCATCCAGCATCTGTCCCTCAGGAATGTTTCAGTGCAGCGCAGCGCACTCCACCAAATGCTTGATGAACGAGCTGAGATGCAATTCAGTTAAAGACTGTGGTGATGGTTCGGACGAAGATAATTGTCCTGATCTTTCCTGTGGCAAAAGGCTGGGTAATTTTTATGGATCTTTTGCTTCCCCAGACTTATTCCGTGCTGACCACAGCAGGTCAGACCTTCGTTGCACGTGGTATGTGGACACACAGGATAGTCGGCATGTTCTGTTGCAGCTCGATTTGCAGTTAGGCTACAATGACTACGTGAAGGTGTATGATGGCATCGGAGAGAGAGGTGATAAATTAATGCAGACGTTTTCACACCACAACAATAGGCATTCCGTGAGCGTGGAGTCGTCCAAGGGCCAGCTCACTGTCTCATACCATGCCCGCTCCAAGAGCACTGGCCATGGATTCAATGCAACGTATCAGGTGAAAGGCTATTGCCTTCCTTGGGAGCACCCTTGTGGAAGTGATGAGGAGTGTTTCACAGATAAGCAGCATTGTGATGGCTGGTGGCATTGTCCAAATGGCAAGGATGAGGAGAACTGTCCTGCTTGCCAGAAGAATGAATACCCATGTGAAGGAAACAGTGGGCTTTGCTACTCAATACTTGACCGCTGTAATAACCAGAAGAACTGTCCAGATGGCTCAGATGAAAAAAACTGCTTTACTTGCCAGCCAGGAAATTTCCATTGTGGGACAAATCTGTGCATCTTTGAGACTTGGCGCTGTGATGGCCAAGAAGACTGCCAGGATGGGAGTGATGAACGTAACTGCCTGGTGATTGTTCCCAGGAAGGTcatcacagctgctctgattGGGAGTCTCGTGTGTGGCTTGCTGCTAGTGATAGCACTGGGTTGTgcattaaaattatattctctGAGGACCGGGGAGTACAG AGCATTTGAGACTCAGATGACGCGACTGGAGGCAGAGTTTGTGCGGCGGGAAGCTCCACCTTCCTACGGACAGCTGATTGCACAAGGACTTATTCCCCCCGTCGAGGACTTCCCTGTGTACAATGCATCACAA gcttctgtgctgcagaacaTCCGGACAGCCATGAGGAGGCAGATGAGACGCCACTCGTCCCGGCGCGGCTCCTCGCGGCGCCGCTTGGGCAGGCTCTGGAGCAGACTCTTCCACAGGCCTCGGGTGAGAGGACAGATCCCCCTGCTGACACCTGCCCGCACCTCACAGACTACCCTGGGTGATGGAATCATCAGCAGCGCTGACGGGACCGCTGGGAGTCCCCCCCCTTCCCCAGAAGGACCTAGCTTAGAGGCAAATGGCCAAGCCAGGGGCCCACAAGAAGCTGGATGTAGCAGCTTGCAGCCAGAGACTGAAATGACAGAGCCATCGCCTTCCAGCATCTTCCAGCAGAACActtgcacagcagcacctgcagagccTGAGGCTGGACACACCAATAAATCTTTAAGTGCTGACTCTGACAGGGAGCATAAGCAGCCCAGTAAAGCAGATACAGGAAAGGCTTTCAGAGATCCTTTATCTGAAAGTGTTACAGAAACGATCCATGGAGGGTCAGTATCCAGGAGGACTGTCCCAGAGGACAGTGGTTTAAGTGGAAGTCATCCACTGAGTGAAGATCCATGTAGATTACCCTTAAAAAAGTGGGAGTCTGGTTATCCAGACAGCCCTATGAATGTTCATATCCAAGCGAATGGACAAAACCAATGTTGCCCTAACTCATACCAGGAGGAGCCTTTGGGTGTTCATGCAGCTTGTTGCCATTCTGTGGAAGTGCCAATGTTACAGTCATCTACTTCCCTCTCTGAAAACAATACCAGTGATGATGAATCTTTACTTGTTTGCTaa
- the LRP3 gene encoding low-density lipoprotein receptor-related protein 3 isoform X3 encodes MRVNLFLTGKIESAVTSLAACSGELEQHTERRGVIYSPSWPSNYPPAINCSWYIQGDHGDMITISFKNFDLEDSQKCAVDWLMIGPSSKREEYKVCGSSIPPSFISARDHVWIFFHSDASSSGQAQGFRLSYIRGKIGQSVCQSDEFHCANGKCIPSTWKCNSMDECGDNSDEKNCTVPPTDPPSSICPSGMFQCSAAHSTKCLMNELRCNSVKDCGDGSDEDNCPDLSCGKRLGNFYGSFASPDLFRADHSRSDLRCTWYVDTQDSRHVLLQLDLQLGYNDYVKVYDGIGERGDKLMQTFSHHNNRHSVSVESSKGQLTVSYHARSKSTGHGFNATYQVKGYCLPWEHPCGSDEECFTDKQHCDGWWHCPNGKDEENCPACQKNEYPCEGNSGLCYSILDRCNNQKNCPDGSDEKNCFTCQPGNFHCGTNLCIFETWRCDGQEDCQDGSDERNCLVIVPRKVITAALIGSLVCGLLLVIALGCALKLYSLRTGEYRAFETQMTRLEAEFVRREAPPSYGQLIAQGLIPPVEDFPVYNASQASVLQNIRTAMRRQMRRHSSRRGSSRRRLGRLWSRLFHRPRVRGQIPLLTPARTSQTTLGDGIISSADGTAGSPPPSPEGPSLEANGQARGPQEAGCSSLQPETEMTEPSPSSIFQQNTCTAAPAEPEAGHTNKSLSADSDREHKQPSKADTGKAFRDPLSESVTETIHGGSVSRRTVPEDSGLSGSHPLSEDPCRLPLKKWESGYPDSPMNVHIQANGQNQCCPNSYQEEPLGVHAACCHSVEVPMLQSSTSLSENNTSDDESLLVC; translated from the exons TGAATCTCTTCCTGACTGGGAAGATAGAAAGTGCTGTTACCTCATTAG CTGCTTGCAGTGGAGAACTGGAACAGCACACAGAGAGACGGGGAGTCATCTATAGTCCTTCTTGGCCATCCAACTATCCTCCAGCCATAAACTGCAGCTGGTACATCCAAGGAGATCATGGAGATATGATAACAATTAG ttttaaaaattttgatttGGAAGACTCTCAGAAGTGTGCAGTAGACTGGTTGATGATTGGCCCATCTTCCAAGAGGGAGGAGTACAAAGTGTGTGGATCTTCCATACCTCCATCTTTCATCTCTGCAAGGGACCACGTGTGGATATTTTTTCACTCAGATGCATCAAGCTCAGGCCAGGCTCAGGGATTTCGCCTTTCTTATATTAGAG GAAAGATAGGTCAGTCTGTGTGCCAGTCAGATGAATTCCACTGTGCAAATGGGAAGTGTATTCCCAGTACCTGGAAGTGTAATTCCATGGATGAGTGTGGTGATAACTCAGATGAGAAGAATTGCACTGTCCCTCCAACAGACCCTCCATCCAGCATCTGTCCCTCAGGAATGTTTCAGTGCAGCGCAGCGCACTCCACCAAATGCTTGATGAACGAGCTGAGATGCAATTCAGTTAAAGACTGTGGTGATGGTTCGGACGAAGATAATTGTCCTGATCTTTCCTGTGGCAAAAGGCTGGGTAATTTTTATGGATCTTTTGCTTCCCCAGACTTATTCCGTGCTGACCACAGCAGGTCAGACCTTCGTTGCACGTGGTATGTGGACACACAGGATAGTCGGCATGTTCTGTTGCAGCTCGATTTGCAGTTAGGCTACAATGACTACGTGAAGGTGTATGATGGCATCGGAGAGAGAGGTGATAAATTAATGCAGACGTTTTCACACCACAACAATAGGCATTCCGTGAGCGTGGAGTCGTCCAAGGGCCAGCTCACTGTCTCATACCATGCCCGCTCCAAGAGCACTGGCCATGGATTCAATGCAACGTATCAGGTGAAAGGCTATTGCCTTCCTTGGGAGCACCCTTGTGGAAGTGATGAGGAGTGTTTCACAGATAAGCAGCATTGTGATGGCTGGTGGCATTGTCCAAATGGCAAGGATGAGGAGAACTGTCCTGCTTGCCAGAAGAATGAATACCCATGTGAAGGAAACAGTGGGCTTTGCTACTCAATACTTGACCGCTGTAATAACCAGAAGAACTGTCCAGATGGCTCAGATGAAAAAAACTGCTTTACTTGCCAGCCAGGAAATTTCCATTGTGGGACAAATCTGTGCATCTTTGAGACTTGGCGCTGTGATGGCCAAGAAGACTGCCAGGATGGGAGTGATGAACGTAACTGCCTGGTGATTGTTCCCAGGAAGGTcatcacagctgctctgattGGGAGTCTCGTGTGTGGCTTGCTGCTAGTGATAGCACTGGGTTGTgcattaaaattatattctctGAGGACCGGGGAGTACAG AGCATTTGAGACTCAGATGACGCGACTGGAGGCAGAGTTTGTGCGGCGGGAAGCTCCACCTTCCTACGGACAGCTGATTGCACAAGGACTTATTCCCCCCGTCGAGGACTTCCCTGTGTACAATGCATCACAA gcttctgtgctgcagaacaTCCGGACAGCCATGAGGAGGCAGATGAGACGCCACTCGTCCCGGCGCGGCTCCTCGCGGCGCCGCTTGGGCAGGCTCTGGAGCAGACTCTTCCACAGGCCTCGGGTGAGAGGACAGATCCCCCTGCTGACACCTGCCCGCACCTCACAGACTACCCTGGGTGATGGAATCATCAGCAGCGCTGACGGGACCGCTGGGAGTCCCCCCCCTTCCCCAGAAGGACCTAGCTTAGAGGCAAATGGCCAAGCCAGGGGCCCACAAGAAGCTGGATGTAGCAGCTTGCAGCCAGAGACTGAAATGACAGAGCCATCGCCTTCCAGCATCTTCCAGCAGAACActtgcacagcagcacctgcagagccTGAGGCTGGACACACCAATAAATCTTTAAGTGCTGACTCTGACAGGGAGCATAAGCAGCCCAGTAAAGCAGATACAGGAAAGGCTTTCAGAGATCCTTTATCTGAAAGTGTTACAGAAACGATCCATGGAGGGTCAGTATCCAGGAGGACTGTCCCAGAGGACAGTGGTTTAAGTGGAAGTCATCCACTGAGTGAAGATCCATGTAGATTACCCTTAAAAAAGTGGGAGTCTGGTTATCCAGACAGCCCTATGAATGTTCATATCCAAGCGAATGGACAAAACCAATGTTGCCCTAACTCATACCAGGAGGAGCCTTTGGGTGTTCATGCAGCTTGTTGCCATTCTGTGGAAGTGCCAATGTTACAGTCATCTACTTCCCTCTCTGAAAACAATACCAGTGATGATGAATCTTTACTTGTTTGCTaa